A section of the Saccopteryx leptura isolate mSacLep1 chromosome 4, mSacLep1_pri_phased_curated, whole genome shotgun sequence genome encodes:
- the PRSS33 gene encoding LOW QUALITY PROTEIN: serine protease 33 (The sequence of the model RefSeq protein was modified relative to this genomic sequence to represent the inferred CDS: inserted 1 base in 1 codon) — protein sequence MRGVSCLQVLSLLLLGAAGTLEPTACGQPRVSSRVVGGQDAQAGEWPWQASIQHNGVHVCGGSLIAPPWVLTAAHCFPRQTPLSEYRVRLGALYLGADSPHALSAPVQRVLLPRDYSEDGXRGDLALLKLRRPVRLSSRVQPVCLPEPGACPPPGTPCWVTGWGSLLSGVPLPEWRPLQRVRVPLLDAHTCDHLYHLGTNVPHAERIVLPGNLCAGYIQGNKDACQGDSGGPLTCLKSGRWVLVGVVSWGKGCALPNRPGVYTNVATYSPWIQACLNL from the exons ATGAGGGGGGTTTCCTGCCTCCAGGTCCTGTCCCTACTACTGCTGG GAGCCGCTGGGACCCTGGAGCCTACAG CCTGCGGGCAGCCTCGTGTGTCCAGTCGGGTCGTGGGAGGCCAGGACGCCCAGGCCGGGGAGTGGCCGTGGCAGGCGAGCATCCAGCACAATGGGGTGCACGTCTGCGGGGGCTCGCTCATCGCCCCGCCATGGGTGCTGACAGCGGCACATTGCTTCCCGAG GCAGACGCCTCTGTCTGAGTACCGTGTGCGCCTCGGGGCGCTTTACCTGGGTGCCGACTCGCCCCACGCTCTCTCAGCGCCCGTGCAGAGGGTGCTGCTGCCCCGTGACTACTCCGAGGACG GCCGCGGCGACCTGGCGCTGCTGAAGTTGCGCCGCCCGGTGCGCCTGAGCTCCCGAGTACAACCTGTCTGCCTGCCAGAGCCCGGGGCCTGCCCGCCGCCTGGTACACCgtgctgggtcactggctggggCAGCCTCCTCTCGGGAG TGCCACTCCCGGAGTGGCGACCTCTTCAGAGAGTAAGAGTGCCATTGTTGGATGCTCACACTTGTGACCACCTCTACCACTTGGGCACCAACGTGCCCCATGCTGAGCGCATAGTGTTGCCAGGGAACCTGTGTGCTGGCTACATCCAGGGCAACAAGGATGCCTGCCAG GGTGATTCTGGAGGACCCCTGACCTGCCTGAAGTCTGGGCGCTGGGTCCTGGTGGGCGTGGTGAGCTGGGGCAAGGGCTGTGCCCTGCCTAACCGTCCAGGTGTCTATACCAATGTAGCCACTTACAGCCCCTGGATTCAGGCTTGCCTGAATCTCTGA